One stretch of Oncorhynchus masou masou isolate Uvic2021 unplaced genomic scaffold, UVic_Omas_1.1 unplaced_scaffold_2096, whole genome shotgun sequence DNA includes these proteins:
- the LOC135539324 gene encoding interferon regulatory factor 2-binding protein 2-A-like: protein MKRKASPELELEREGTAAKHNGEDRPQWLPGPASDRDGHKMPPGPPPSFSSVPTNTLSPHSRTTPPEAAQNGQSPMAALILAADNAGGGGNSSPKDGNQVHSTTRRNSNSPLSPSSMNQNRRPTQGKEASGIMGTLHVPVGGMMDQGHQSIPDSSVPGSVPLCCTLCDQRLEDTHFVQCPSVPLHKFCFPCSRQSIKQQGATGEVYCPSGEKCPLVGSNVPWAFMQGEIGTILAGDVKVKNEMDT from the coding sequence ATGAAAAGGAAAGCATCTCCCGAACttgagttggagagagagggaaccgcCGCCAAGCATAATGGAGAGGACAGACCGCAGTGGTTACCGGGTCCAGCATCTGACCGCGACGGACATAAAATGCCCCCGGGACCACCACCAAGCTTCTCCTCCGTCCCCACCAATACCTTATCCCCCCACTCACGCACCACCCCACCGGAAGCTGCGCAGAACGGCCAGTCTCCCATGGCGGCGCTGATCCTCGCGGCAGACAACGCAGGTGGTGGCGGGAACAGCTCGCCCAAAGACGGGAACCAAGTTCACTCCACCACGCGCCGCAACAGCAACAGCCCGCTCTCGCCCTCCTCCATGAACCAGAACCGCCGGCCCACACAGGGTAAGGAGGCATCCGGTATTATGGGGACACTTCACGTGCCAGTGGGTGGAATGATGGACCAAGGGCATCAAAGCATTCCGGACTCGTCAGTACCTGGGAGCGTACCCCTCTGCTGCACGCTCTGTGACCAGAGGTTAGAGGACACGCACTTTGTTCAGTGTCCGTCGGTACCCTTGCACAAGTTCTGCTTCCCGTGTTCGCGGCAGAGCATCAAACAACAAGGAGCCACCGGGGAGGTGTACTGTCCCAGCGGGGAGAAGTGCCCGTTGGTTGGCTCTAACGTACCGTGGGCTTTCATGCAAGGAGAAATCGGCACCATCCTTGCAGGGGACGTCAAAGTAAAAAACGAAATGGACACTTGA